Proteins encoded by one window of Puntigrus tetrazona isolate hp1 chromosome 17, ASM1883169v1, whole genome shotgun sequence:
- the LOC122362013 gene encoding piRNA biogenesis protein EXD1-like, whose amino-acid sequence MSCPLRLRGSGRVSGASDPQKECPEVWYVRPAPPALMNIMAASVSHLLPLRLVLLDALMSDFTILVDAYMSSCHHQSLQTEQGEGALPAVVEELLAVRQERMDWAARRYSLTDAGLLRRSSFTHTEVTLKKPDKPV is encoded by the exons ATGTCGTGTCCACTCAGGCTGCGTGGCTCTGGACGCGTCAGCGGCGCTTCTGACCCACAGAAG GAGTGTCCCGAGGTGTGGTACGTCCGTCCCGCTCCACCTGCCCTCATGAACATCATGGCCGCTTCGGTCAGTCATCTTCTCCCGCTGCGCCTCGTGCTTCTGGACGCCCTGATGTCAGATTTCACCATTCTGGTAGACGCTTATATGAGCAGCTGTCACCACCAGTCTCTTCAGACTGAGCAG GGTGAAGGAGCGCTCCCAGCGGTGGTGGAGGAGCTGTTAGCGGTGCGTCAGGAGCGGATGGACTGGGCGGCTCGACGGTACTCTCTGACCGACGCCGGCCTGCTGAGACGCTCCAGCTTCACTCACACCGAAGTTACTCTAAAAAAGCCTGATAAACCTGtttga
- the LOC122361413 gene encoding protein FAM181A-like → MASSDSEVKTLLNFVNLASSDIKAALDRSAPCRRSVDHRKYLQKQLKRFSHRCAKGPRRSSDATLAELSADNAPLRAGGDARLNAAGQIPMRERQLPASFWKEPRSTSGGQRLEHLLKSDASGTVRVRSPAARAKTVYEDFNANALLSGNAGCACACCSLPCRFLLPHAHELRNSATERDAEIARSFMDGLQRSGAHVVIKPIPTKPAPHASAFSALGFI, encoded by the coding sequence ATGGCGAGCTCCGACAGCGAGGTCAAGACGCTCCTGAACTTCGTCAATCTGGCGTCGAGCGACATCAAGGCGGCTCTGGACCGATCCGCGCCCTGCAGGCGCTCCGTGGACCACCGCAAGTACCTGCAGAAGCAGCTCAAGCGCTTCTCGCACCGCTGCGCCAAGGGGCCGCGCAGAAGCAGCGACGCGACGCTCGCCGAACTTTCCGCGGATAACGCTCCGCTCCGCGCCGGGGGAGACGCGCGTCTGAACGCGGCGGGGCAGATCCCGATGCGCGAGCGGCAGCTCCCCGCGTCCTTCTGGAAGGAGCCGCGCTCCACCTCCGGCGGCCAGCGTCTGGAGCACCTCCTCAAGAGCGACGCGAGCGGGACCGTGCGCGTCAGATCGCCGGCGGCGAGAGCCAAGACGGTGTATGAAGACTTTAACGCGAACGCGCTGCTCTCCGGTAACGCGGGGTGCGCGTGCGCGTGCTGCTCGCTCCCTTGCCGCTTTCTGCTCCCGCACGCGCACGAGCTCAGGAACAGCGCGACGGAGCGCGACGCAGAGATCGCGCGCAGCTTCATGGACGGACTGCAGCGCAGCGGCGCGCACGTGGTGATCAAACCCATCCCGACCAAACCCGCGCCGCACGCCTCCGCCTTCAGCGCGCTCGGCTTCATCTAG
- the LOC122361412 gene encoding ankyrin repeat and SOCS box protein 2-like, with product MTRFSYAEYIALFRSSDTKRSSSPQKTSLLSGGAANQDETDPSRVSCPVRRAHVWSVSEDGWTDLHEAAHRGQALAVRTLLTDPGVCVDKRTLQEQTPLLLALHGPHLECVRSLLEAGADPDISNKNKETPLYKACERESVGAVKLLLAFGAAVNQRCYRGRTALHEAARRGNSALCETLLEARAAVDARDADDITAAVEAARHGHTAALEYLIHNGAGVNAQTCDGNTALTEACRHGHTETVKLLLKHHADANKATNAGLLPLHIASQHGHGEIVSSLLAVSSRVRVRRSGISPLHLAAEHDRRAVLSLLIECGFDVNSKLSPERSAGFQDRRVSALYCAVAARNTRAAAALLRAGADPNTDPSSPLLLAARHGCLETVALLLKHGARAEGLPALLRHTHQLDLLQCLLDHGCDARACFSCHTHLRDPSDGEVEFCDWISSSTWRHSAGRLVDLLLDYVGNVRLCSRIRDLLLDQPEWTSIKQKTSSPRSLSHLCRLKIREQLGPERLRCVGSLPLPGPMLQYLSSRGL from the exons ATGACACGATTCTCTTACGCCGAATATATCGCATTATTTCGATCGAGCGACACGAAACGAAGCTCGTCGCCGCAGAAAACATCGTTATTATCTGGAGGAGCTGCGAACCAGGACGAGACAGACCCGTcacg AGTCAGCTGTCCTGTGAGAAGAGCACATGTGTGGAGCGTGAGTGAAGACGGCTGGACGGATCTACATGAAGCGGCTCACCGCGGTCAGGCGCTCGCTGTGAGGACTCTGCTGACAG atcCTGGAGTGTGTGTAGACAAACGCACGCTTCAGGAGCAGACGCCGCTGCTGCTCGCCCTTCACGGCCCACACCTGGAGTGTGTGAGGAGTCTTCTGGAAGCAGGAGCCGACCCTGAcatcagcaacaaaaacaaagagacaccTCTTTATAAAG cGTGTGAACGGGAGAGCGTCGGAGCGGTGAAGCTGCTGCTGGCGTTCGGGGCGGCGGTCAATCAGCGCTGTTATCGCGGCCGGACGGCGCTGCATGAGGCGGCGAGGCGAGGGAACTCTGCGCTCTGTGAGACGCTCCTGGAGGCTCGAGCCGCTGTAGACGCCCGCGACGCCGACGACATCACAGCCGCCGTAGAAGCAGCTCGACACGGACACACTGCGGCGCTGGAGTACCTCATCCACAACG GTGCTGGTGTGAACGCTCAGACGTGTGACGGGAACACGGCTTTAACTGAGGCCTGCAGACACGGTCACACAGAAACAGTGAAGCTTCTGCTCAAACATCACGCAGACGCCAACAAAGCCACCAACGCCGGGCTCCTGCCTCTGCACATCGCCAGCCAGCACGGACACGGCGA GATAGTGTCGTCTCTGCTCGCGGTCAGCAGCCGGGTGAGGGTCCGGCGGAGTGGGATCTCTCCTCTTCATCTGGCGGCGGAGCACGACCGGCGGGCCGTTCTGAGTCTGCTGATCGAGTGTGGATTCGATGTCAACAGCAAGCTGTCTCCGGAGCGCTCCGCTGGGTTCCAGGACCGCCGGGTCTCGGCTCTGTACTGCGCCGTCGCTGCCAGGAACACGAGGGCCGCCGCCGCTCTGCTGAGGGCCGGGGCCGACCCCAACACTGACCCCAGCAGTCCGCTGCTGCTGGCGGCGCGTCACGGCTGTCTGGAGACCGTGGCCCTGCTGCTGAAGCACGGGGCCCGTGCAGAGGGCCTCCCAGCGCTGCTGCGGCACACTCATCAGCTGGACCTGCTGCAATGCCTGCTGGACCACGGCTGCGATGCCCGGGCCTGCTTCAGCTGCCACACACACCTCAGAGACCCCAGTGATGGAGAGGTAGAG TTTTGTGACTGGATCTCGTCGTCTACGTGGAGGCACTCGGCTGGACGGCTCGTTGATTTGCTGCTGGACTATGTGGGAAACGTTCGGCTCTGCAGCAGGATCAGAGATCTCCTTCTGGACCAGCCCGAGTGGACGagcattaaacagaaaacat CGTCTCCACGATCTCTATCACATCTCTGTCGGCTGAAGATCCGAGAGCAGCTGGGGCCGGAGAGACTGAGGTGTGTGGGGTCCCTGCCGCTGCCGGGCCCCATGCTGCAGTACCTGAGCTCCAGGGGCCTTTAG